One region of Bacteroidia bacterium genomic DNA includes:
- a CDS encoding C40 family peptidase yields the protein MVKRLLFLLFIFSVSAGIFRAQSPTSSCTIPSVKQDSILSFAYLYLGVPYKYAGTSPKGFDCSGFVYFVFRHYAIDLPRTSRDMGRAGIEVPIDSCRAGDIILFKGTNARSKGIGHAGIVTWSDGKDVQFIHSSSNKKRGGVILSCFSDSPYYEKRFIKVVRVLP from the coding sequence ATGGTAAAGCGACTGCTATTTCTGCTGTTTATTTTTTCTGTATCCGCAGGCATTTTCAGGGCGCAGTCCCCTACCAGCAGTTGCACGATTCCATCCGTTAAGCAGGATTCCATCCTTTCTTTTGCCTACCTCTATCTTGGAGTACCGTACAAATATGCAGGTACGAGTCCGAAGGGTTTCGACTGTTCCGGCTTTGTGTATTTCGTTTTCCGTCATTATGCCATCGATTTACCCAGGACTTCACGCGACATGGGGAGGGCAGGGATAGAAGTACCGATTGATTCCTGTCGTGCGGGCGACATTATTCTGTTCAAGGGAACCAATGCACGGAGTAAGGGGATCGGACATGCAGGCATTGTAACCTGGAGCGACGGGAAAGATGTTCAGTTTATTCACTCCTCTTCTAATAAAAAGAGAGGGGGAGTTATACTGAGTTGTTTCAGTGACTCCCCCTATTACGAGAAACGATTTATTAAGGTAGTTCGGGTTTTACCCTGA